The Oxyura jamaicensis isolate SHBP4307 breed ruddy duck chromosome 2 unlocalized genomic scaffold, BPBGC_Ojam_1.0 oxy2_random_OJ63871, whole genome shotgun sequence genome contains the following window.
AGCGTCCTGCACTGCCAcatctcccagcacagcccggcCCCCGCGCCCGCCGGCCCCCACGCCTCCGCCGACCCCGTGCACGCCGCCCTCAACGTGGGCAGCCTGATGCTGCCGCTCTTCGTGCTGATGCTGGCCGTGCTCTGGTACTTCCAGCTGCAGTACCGCCACGTCTTCACCGCCACCGCCACCACCTTCCTGGCCGGCCTCACCCTGCTCTTCAGCTTCATGGCCTTCACCATGTACCGCAGATAGCGCTGCTCCCGCCCGGATCACCGTGGGGCCGGGGGGACGTCACCCGCCGCTCCCGAACTCGAGGGGAGCCTGGGCCACCGACTGCAGCCCAGCCAtccctgggggctgcgggaCTCGGCAGGCCTGGAGGAGCCGCAGCAGCCCCGTGCTCAGGCCTGGCCCCCGCCCCACTGGAGGGGCGCACGGACACGCAGCCCGGCACTGCCGGCACCGGACCCTTACCCGGCACGGGGCGAAGCGCTCTGCTGCTGGGGCGCGCGGCGCTGCCAGGGGGCGGGGGTGGAACGGGGAGGGGGGTCCTGgggcgcccccggcccccgctgCCAGCCTGAGCCTCCCAGCGCTGCGCCCTtcgggccggggccgggcgccgTGAGGTGCCAGGCACCaaggggcagcggggccggcggcCCCCGGGGGGTGTCTGCACGCGCGGGCTCCCGGCCGGGGGCGCGTGTGCTGCCCCGCGCt
Protein-coding sequences here:
- the TMUB1 gene encoding transmembrane and ubiquitin-like domain-containing protein 1, coding for RQGPGGEEGDGPGEPGMVLRLKFLNDTERLARVRPGDTVGALKRAYFPGQEQQVRLIYQGQLLRDDAQSLAALHLTHNSVLHCHISQHSPAPAPAGPHASADPVHAALNVGSLMLPLFVLMLAVLWYFQLQYRHVFTATATTFLAGLTLLFSFMAFTMYRR